In one Mycobacteroides chelonae genomic region, the following are encoded:
- a CDS encoding isocitrate lyase/PEP mutase family protein codes for MTSQHERAVVFAALHQSGTFVVPNPWDAGSARILTGYGFPALATTSAGLAFSLGRQDGANLVSQAETLANASHIAAATHLPVSADLENGGPTIGDIAMTIREAAASGLVGGSIEDATGIPDAPIFPLSEAVDRITAAAHTVRDLPFPFTLTARAENFLYGRADLADTITRLQAYADAGADVVYAPGLPDADAVRAVCAEVDRPVNLLAAGFVLNHSVDEIAQWGVRRISLGSAMARAALGAFVDGAREIAQHGTFGFASRAIPYAQANALFP; via the coding sequence GTGACCTCCCAGCATGAGCGTGCGGTCGTGTTCGCTGCCCTTCACCAGTCCGGGACATTCGTGGTCCCCAACCCGTGGGATGCCGGGTCGGCCCGGATCCTCACCGGTTACGGCTTCCCCGCGCTGGCCACCACCAGTGCCGGGTTGGCCTTCTCCCTCGGACGGCAGGACGGCGCCAACCTGGTCAGCCAGGCCGAGACGCTGGCCAACGCGTCCCACATCGCGGCGGCCACGCATCTGCCGGTTTCGGCAGACCTGGAGAACGGCGGCCCCACCATCGGGGACATCGCTATGACGATCCGCGAAGCGGCGGCCTCGGGGTTGGTCGGCGGGTCTATCGAGGATGCCACCGGGATTCCGGACGCCCCGATTTTCCCGCTGTCCGAGGCGGTGGACCGCATCACCGCGGCAGCGCACACGGTGCGCGATCTGCCCTTTCCGTTCACGCTCACGGCCCGTGCCGAGAACTTTCTGTATGGCCGGGCGGACCTAGCTGACACCATCACACGACTGCAGGCGTACGCCGATGCCGGTGCCGACGTGGTGTACGCACCGGGCCTGCCGGACGCAGACGCGGTCCGCGCGGTGTGCGCGGAGGTGGATCGCCCGGTCAATCTGCTGGCCGCCGGATTCGTGCTCAACCATTCGGTTGACGAGATCGCCCAGTGGGGCGTGCGCCGGATCAGTCTCGGGTCCGCGATGGCACGTGCGGCACTCGGGGCGTTTGTCGACGGAGCGCGGGAAATCGCCCAGCATGGCACCTTCGGATTCGCGAGCCGAGCCATCCCCTATGCGCAAGCCAACGCCCTGTTTCCGTAA
- a CDS encoding transglycosylase family protein yields MKVVMDRARWVRDRRAVCLIMNVLFAMSLSMTASVASADSVNWDAIAECESGGNWSANTGNGFYGGLQFKPSTWASHGGVGNPADASREQQIAVAESVLQSQGLGAWPECGGGGSGPMTGGRAGCQLVPGGSIFGIVNFRQMCSGVVGLIPAG; encoded by the coding sequence ATGAAGGTCGTCATGGACCGGGCACGATGGGTACGCGATAGGCGTGCGGTGTGTCTGATCATGAATGTGCTGTTTGCGATGTCGCTATCTATGACCGCGAGTGTCGCGTCGGCCGACTCTGTGAATTGGGACGCGATTGCCGAATGTGAATCCGGTGGAAACTGGTCGGCAAATACCGGCAATGGTTTCTATGGTGGCCTGCAATTCAAGCCGTCCACGTGGGCATCTCATGGCGGTGTGGGTAATCCCGCCGATGCTTCCCGTGAACAGCAGATTGCCGTGGCTGAGAGTGTTTTGCAGTCGCAAGGTCTCGGCGCGTGGCCGGAATGTGGCGGTGGCGGCAGCGGCCCGATGACCGGTGGGCGCGCGGGATGCCAATTGGTCCCCGGCGGCAGCATCTTCGGGATCGTCAACTTCCGGCAGATGTGCAGCGGTGTCGTAGGACTGATTCCCGCGGGCTAG